Proteins co-encoded in one uncultured Bacteroides sp. genomic window:
- a CDS encoding sigma-70 family RNA polymerase sigma factor, with protein sequence MRQLKITKSITNRESASLDKYLQEIGREDLITVEEEVELAQRIRKGDRVALEKLTRANLRFVVSVAKQYQNQGLSLPDLINEGNLGLIKAAEKFDETRGFKFISYAVWWIRQSILQALAEQSRIVRLPLNQVGSLNKISKAFSKFEQENERKPSPEELADELEIPVDKISDTLKVSGRHISVDAPFVEGEDNSLLDVLINDDSPMADRALVNESLAKEIDRALSTLTDREKEIIQMFFGIETQEMTLEEIGDKFGLTRERVRQIKEKAIRRLRQNSRSKLLKSYLG encoded by the coding sequence ATGAGACAATTAAAGATTACCAAAAGTATTACTAACAGGGAGAGCGCTTCTCTTGATAAGTATCTTCAGGAAATAGGTCGTGAGGACCTTATTACTGTAGAAGAAGAAGTGGAGCTAGCCCAACGCATTCGTAAGGGAGACCGTGTAGCATTAGAAAAACTGACACGAGCTAATCTCCGTTTCGTTGTGTCTGTAGCAAAACAGTACCAGAACCAGGGTTTGAGTCTGCCTGACTTAATTAATGAAGGCAATTTAGGACTGATTAAAGCTGCAGAAAAGTTTGACGAAACGCGTGGATTTAAGTTCATCAGCTATGCTGTATGGTGGATTCGTCAATCAATTCTTCAAGCTTTGGCAGAGCAATCACGTATTGTTCGTCTTCCGCTTAACCAGGTAGGGTCGTTAAACAAAATAAGTAAGGCCTTCTCTAAGTTTGAGCAAGAAAACGAACGTAAGCCGTCGCCCGAAGAACTGGCAGATGAACTTGAGATTCCAGTCGACAAAATCTCGGATACACTGAAAGTGTCAGGAAGGCATATTTCTGTGGATGCCCCTTTTGTTGAAGGAGAAGACAACAGCTTACTTGATGTGTTGATCAATGATGATTCACCTATGGCGGATCGCGCTCTGGTTAATGAATCTCTTGCAAAGGAAATTGATAGAGCACTTTCTACGTTAACCGATAGAGAAAAGGAGATAATCCAAATGTTCTTCGGTATTGAAACGCAGGAAATGACGTTAGAAGAAATCGGCGATAAATTCGGCCTCACACGTGAGCGAGTTCGCCAGATTAAAGAAAAAGCTATTAGACGATTAAGACAAAATTCGCGTAGTAAATTGCTCAAATCTTACTTGGGATAA
- a CDS encoding clostripain-related cysteine peptidase, with product MKKLFLLLSIIIIFSACNNNDEPEKVSRTVLVYMVADNTLTDVVEANVGSMMAGLKATSNADNLIIYLDDFNKTPVLYKLKKSNDGSVTKEVIKNYSEQNSLDVSVMKGILSEVYSSYPADSYGLILWSHGYSWVPSPSTKTVSTRWFGQDNSTKTQGDTDDYMDIPDLANALTVAPHLDFIMFDACLMSSVEVAYQLKDRADYLIATPTEVIDSGFPYKQIIEPMFSSQKNYTEMASRFYNYYNAMSGQYKSATIAVTKCSEMDNLATATKKIIAAHPLEFYTIVPGGIQLYDRVGSSDHFAYDFGNLIEDIATTEEWTNFQKQLNATVVYKATTDYFINLKIDPNHFSGLGAYIPQQSQTVYNAFFKTLSWYDAAGWDQTAWGSN from the coding sequence ATGAAGAAGCTCTTTTTACTATTATCAATCATAATAATATTCAGTGCTTGTAATAATAATGATGAGCCTGAAAAAGTAAGTCGTACGGTTTTGGTTTATATGGTTGCGGATAACACTCTTACAGACGTTGTTGAAGCAAATGTGGGTAGTATGATGGCTGGACTTAAAGCTACCTCAAATGCAGATAATCTGATTATATATTTGGATGATTTCAATAAGACTCCGGTTTTATATAAATTGAAAAAAAGTAATGATGGCTCAGTTACAAAAGAGGTCATTAAAAATTATTCAGAGCAGAACTCTTTGGATGTTTCTGTGATGAAAGGAATTCTTTCTGAAGTTTACAGTTCCTATCCTGCAGATAGTTATGGGTTAATTCTTTGGTCTCATGGCTACAGTTGGGTTCCATCTCCTTCTACCAAGACCGTCTCAACTCGTTGGTTTGGGCAGGATAATAGTACAAAAACTCAAGGAGATACGGATGATTACATGGATATTCCTGATCTTGCCAATGCTCTTACTGTAGCTCCTCATCTTGACTTTATAATGTTTGATGCCTGTTTGATGAGCAGTGTTGAAGTTGCTTATCAATTAAAGGATCGTGCTGATTACTTGATAGCTACTCCCACGGAAGTAATTGATTCAGGCTTTCCCTATAAACAGATTATTGAGCCCATGTTTAGTTCGCAAAAGAATTATACTGAAATGGCATCGCGGTTTTATAATTATTATAATGCAATGAGTGGACAATATAAGTCTGCTACAATTGCAGTGACTAAGTGTAGTGAAATGGATAATCTGGCTACTGCCACAAAGAAAATCATTGCTGCTCACCCATTGGAATTCTATACGATTGTTCCTGGCGGCATTCAATTATATGATCGTGTAGGCTCTTCTGACCATTTTGCTTATGATTTTGGTAATTTGATTGAAGATATTGCAACAACTGAAGAGTGGACTAATTTTCAGAAACAATTGAATGCTACGGTTGTATATAAAGCAACGACTGATTATTTTATCAATTTAAAGATTGACCCGAATCATTTTAGTGGTTTGGGCGCATATATACCTCAGCAAAGTCAAACAGTTTATAATGCTTTTTTCAAAACACTTTCCTGGTATGACGCAGCCGGATGGGATCAGACTGCCTGGGGCTCTAATTAA
- a CDS encoding bifunctional fucokinase/fucose-1-phosphate guanylyltransferase, giving the protein MQKLLSLPPNLVDCFHEIEGTDHKDWFCTSDPVGAKLGSGGGTTWLLAECQKNAAPEADFNQWISQEKRILLHAGGQSRRLPGYAPSGKILTPIPVFRWERGQRLKQNLLSLQLPLYEQIMKKAPDSLHTLIASGDVYIRSEKSLQPIPEADVVCYGLWVDPSLATHHGVFVSNRKSADQLDFMLQKPSLEELGSLAKTHMFLMDIGIWILSDRAVELLMKRSHKPESKELKYYDLYSDFGMALGNNPCIKDEDLNALSVAILPLPGGEFYHYGTSKELISSTLAVQNLVRDQREIMQRKVKPHPAMFVQNAEIGVTLTADNSELWIENSFVGKQWSLTHQHIITGVPENDWAINLPVGVCVDVVPIGEQDYAARPYGLNDAFKGALAKNDTFFMGKPFIEWLSTRGVNLSDELFGRTDDLQAAKLFPICQNTEELGKVLRWMISEPESEEGKGIWEKAVRLSADELSAKANLKRLYAQREEFRNKNWPALAANYDKSVFYQLNLADAAVEFAKNNIALPELLTEDAPQMTRIHNQMFRARALQLQQKDYKAEEQKAFSLLREGLIGSLHEKKQQPFLNVYPDQIVWGRSPVRIDLAGGWTDTPPYCLYSGGNVVNIAIELNGQPPLQVYVKPCKEYKVVLRSIDLGAREEVSTYEELNDFARVGSPFSIPKAALTLAGFAPAFASKVYKSLEDQLRDFGSGIEVTLLAAIPAGSGLGTSSILASTVLGAVSDFCGLAWDKNEICQRTLVLEQLLTTGGGWQDQYGGVLHGVKLLQTNKGFDQLPLVRWLPDYTFNNPEYKPCHLLYYTGITRTAKGILSEIVCNMFLNSTEHLTLLGEMKAHALDLYEAIQRGNFEEMAALVGKTWTQNKALDFGTNPPAVEAIIDLIKDYTLGYKLPGAGGGGYLYIIAKDPKAALLIRDILTEHQPNPNARFVEMSLSNKGLQVSRS; this is encoded by the coding sequence ATGCAAAAACTACTATCGCTTCCTCCTAATCTGGTAGATTGCTTTCACGAGATAGAAGGAACAGATCATAAAGACTGGTTTTGTACTTCAGATCCTGTTGGTGCAAAACTAGGTTCGGGTGGAGGAACCACCTGGTTATTGGCTGAATGCCAGAAAAATGCTGCTCCTGAAGCTGATTTCAATCAATGGATATCTCAGGAAAAACGCATATTACTTCATGCGGGAGGGCAGAGCCGCCGCTTGCCGGGTTATGCTCCTTCCGGTAAAATACTAACTCCAATACCTGTTTTCCGATGGGAGAGAGGGCAACGACTAAAGCAAAACTTGCTTTCACTTCAGCTACCTCTTTATGAGCAAATAATGAAAAAGGCTCCGGATTCTCTTCACACTCTAATTGCAAGCGGAGATGTGTATATTCGTTCGGAGAAATCTTTGCAGCCTATTCCCGAAGCGGATGTGGTATGCTATGGATTATGGGTGGATCCTTCATTGGCAACTCATCACGGAGTGTTTGTCTCTAACAGAAAGAGTGCAGATCAGCTGGATTTTATGCTTCAGAAACCATCTCTGGAAGAACTTGGCTCATTGGCTAAAACCCACATGTTTCTGATGGATATAGGTATCTGGATATTGAGTGACCGGGCGGTTGAATTATTGATGAAACGTTCTCATAAGCCAGAGAGCAAGGAACTTAAATATTACGATCTTTACTCTGATTTCGGAATGGCTTTAGGAAATAACCCATGCATAAAGGATGAAGATCTCAATGCTCTTTCAGTGGCTATTCTTCCTCTTCCGGGTGGAGAATTTTATCATTACGGAACCAGTAAGGAGTTAATCTCTTCTACATTGGCTGTACAAAATCTGGTAAGAGATCAGCGTGAGATAATGCAGCGAAAGGTAAAACCTCATCCTGCAATGTTTGTACAAAATGCTGAGATTGGTGTAACACTTACTGCTGATAATTCCGAATTATGGATTGAAAACAGTTTTGTAGGTAAGCAATGGTCGCTAACTCATCAGCATATTATTACAGGAGTTCCCGAGAATGATTGGGCAATAAACCTTCCTGTTGGCGTTTGTGTAGATGTTGTTCCTATTGGTGAGCAAGATTATGCTGCTCGTCCTTATGGATTGAATGATGCATTTAAAGGCGCTCTTGCAAAGAATGATACATTCTTTATGGGAAAACCATTTATAGAATGGCTCTCTACCAGAGGTGTGAATCTTTCAGATGAACTTTTTGGACGAACAGACGATCTTCAGGCTGCTAAGTTATTTCCGATATGCCAAAATACGGAAGAGCTTGGGAAGGTACTTCGCTGGATGATTTCCGAACCTGAATCAGAAGAAGGAAAGGGGATCTGGGAAAAAGCCGTTCGGCTTTCAGCTGATGAGCTTTCTGCTAAGGCCAATCTAAAAAGACTTTATGCCCAACGAGAAGAATTCAGAAATAAGAACTGGCCTGCATTGGCAGCAAATTATGATAAAAGTGTATTCTATCAGTTGAATCTGGCAGATGCAGCTGTAGAATTTGCTAAAAATAACATAGCATTGCCGGAGCTTCTTACTGAAGATGCTCCTCAGATGACACGTATCCATAATCAAATGTTTCGTGCCCGTGCATTGCAATTGCAACAAAAAGATTATAAAGCTGAAGAACAAAAAGCATTTTCCCTGCTTCGGGAGGGATTGATAGGTTCTTTACATGAGAAAAAACAACAACCTTTCCTGAATGTTTATCCCGATCAGATTGTATGGGGACGTAGTCCGGTTCGCATCGACCTGGCTGGCGGATGGACAGATACTCCTCCTTATTGCCTTTATTCGGGCGGGAATGTGGTTAATATTGCGATAGAACTGAATGGACAGCCTCCTTTGCAGGTATATGTAAAACCGTGCAAAGAGTATAAGGTTGTACTTCGCTCCATTGATTTGGGTGCAAGGGAAGAGGTGTCTACTTACGAGGAATTGAATGATTTTGCCAGGGTTGGTTCTCCTTTCTCTATTCCTAAGGCTGCATTAACCTTAGCCGGATTTGCTCCTGCTTTTGCTTCAAAAGTATACAAGTCACTGGAAGACCAGTTAAGGGATTTCGGGTCGGGTATTGAAGTTACCTTGCTGGCTGCAATTCCTGCAGGTTCTGGTCTGGGAACAAGTTCAATCCTTGCTTCTACGGTATTGGGAGCTGTCTCTGATTTCTGCGGACTGGCTTGGGATAAGAATGAAATCTGCCAGCGCACACTCGTTCTGGAACAACTGCTCACTACTGGTGGCGGATGGCAGGACCAATATGGAGGGGTGCTGCATGGAGTAAAACTATTACAAACAAATAAAGGGTTCGATCAATTGCCTTTGGTGCGCTGGTTACCCGATTATACTTTTAATAATCCAGAATATAAACCTTGCCATTTGCTCTATTACACTGGAATAACCCGTACGGCAAAAGGAATTCTTTCGGAAATTGTCTGCAACATGTTCCTTAATTCTACTGAGCATTTAACTTTGCTAGGGGAGATGAAAGCACATGCACTCGATCTTTATGAGGCTATTCAGCGAGGTAACTTTGAAGAGATGGCAGCCCTGGTGGGCAAAACATGGACTCAAAACAAAGCATTGGATTTTGGAACGAACCCACCTGCTGTTGAAGCAATCATAGATCTGATTAAAGACTATACTCTTGGGTATAAACTTCCCGGTGCCGGAGGTGGTGGCTATTTATACATTATTGCCAAAGATCCGAAAGCTGCTTTGCTTATCCGTGACATTCTGACTGAACATCAGCCTAATCCTAATGCTAGGTTTGTGGAGATGAGCCTTTCGAATAAAGGGTTACAGGTTAGCCGTTCTTAA
- a CDS encoding outer membrane beta-barrel protein, with protein sequence MCKLINLFILLNIFLSFSVSGAETNGVVTGKILTDNKLPLEGAQVVLLAQKDSSFVKATASDKNGTFIFKQVNAGHYLVQVSMLGYKKETRNALVQGDKSVFLTPVLMEVEAKSLGAIVITAQKPPVEIMADKTVINLESFVLNSGGNAFTVMQNLPGVVISNNGTVSLNGKSGAKVLIDGKVSYLEGTELVNYLKSTPVSSLEKVELVANPSAKYDASGNSGIINIRTRRAKLMGFNMTLNSSYEQGKYGRANNNISFNHRNGKFNVFGMYGYYTGHDFVDLKISREFDRSSAGLSTMFGQDSYRKRADDNQYFNGGIHYFASPKTTFELSASGYAASRAEDGGINSRFYTDISKSDSTLRSSTNNRDKRYNFRSGLSMTHKIDSIGKELSVSADYLHYSVEEDQLHNDLFAKAAEGFLSQSLSKGFKDGTIGVFSAQTDLSYPVSDKLSFESGLKTTFVDVDNSSEYNNKVGQEWLPDYGLNCKFLYKENVNAAYVSSKISRNRFHLEAGLRIENTNIKGHQLGNQERKDSLFRVSYTDLFPTASLIYSLKNSDIIALTYGRRINRPNYRDLNPFIYIFDAYTYEQGNTALKPQFSNNIDLSYIIRKNYSVSMFYSNIEQAIIKSYMVKENSKRVYVMPTNMASYNSYGLRVSVGQFTLSKSWNSNVYMALTRNNYKWVEDNAPLKNGYTTFLINMSNRITLPKEWSAELSGFYNGRMAMGQINVAPMWKVSAAIQKKLFKGNATLSIYSNDIFNSYVTKINGLFNGNLAKVNERNDRCAVGISFTYRFRKGSEAKEIKKKSDSIDSKRINL encoded by the coding sequence ATGTGCAAACTAATTAACCTGTTTATCTTACTAAATATTTTTCTGTCATTCAGCGTTTCGGGTGCTGAAACAAACGGTGTGGTGACTGGTAAAATTCTGACCGACAACAAACTACCGCTGGAAGGTGCTCAGGTTGTTTTGTTAGCTCAGAAAGATTCCTCTTTTGTAAAGGCAACAGCCAGTGATAAAAATGGAACTTTTATATTCAAACAAGTAAATGCTGGGCATTATCTTGTTCAGGTTTCCATGCTTGGGTATAAGAAAGAAACGAGGAATGCACTTGTGCAAGGAGATAAATCTGTATTCCTTACTCCGGTTCTTATGGAAGTGGAAGCAAAAAGTCTGGGCGCTATTGTAATAACTGCCCAAAAGCCGCCGGTGGAGATTATGGCCGACAAGACAGTTATCAATCTGGAATCGTTTGTTCTGAATTCCGGTGGAAATGCATTTACTGTGATGCAGAATCTTCCGGGAGTGGTTATCAGCAATAATGGTACAGTTTCATTAAATGGAAAAAGTGGTGCAAAGGTATTGATTGACGGAAAGGTCTCTTATCTGGAAGGAACCGAGCTTGTAAATTATTTAAAGTCCACTCCGGTTTCCTCACTCGAAAAGGTAGAACTCGTGGCCAATCCTTCTGCAAAATATGATGCAAGCGGAAACTCCGGCATAATTAATATAAGAACCAGAAGGGCAAAGTTAATGGGTTTCAATATGACGTTGAATTCCAGCTATGAGCAAGGCAAGTATGGCAGGGCAAACAATAATATTTCGTTTAATCACCGCAATGGAAAGTTCAACGTGTTTGGCATGTACGGTTACTATACGGGACATGATTTTGTAGATTTAAAGATTTCCAGAGAGTTCGACCGTTCATCTGCCGGATTAAGCACCATGTTCGGTCAGGATTCTTACCGTAAACGAGCTGACGATAATCAATATTTTAATGGAGGTATTCATTATTTTGCATCTCCAAAGACAACCTTTGAATTGTCTGCCAGCGGTTATGCTGCCAGTAGGGCGGAAGATGGCGGCATAAATTCCCGGTTCTATACAGATATAAGCAAGAGTGATTCAACTCTTCGCTCGTCAACAAACAATCGGGATAAGAGATATAATTTCAGATCCGGCTTAAGTATGACACATAAAATAGACAGTATTGGAAAAGAACTCAGTGTCTCAGCCGATTATCTTCATTATTCTGTAGAGGAAGATCAGTTGCACAACGATTTGTTTGCCAAAGCAGCCGAGGGTTTCTTGTCTCAAAGCCTGTCGAAAGGTTTTAAGGACGGAACTATCGGGGTATTTTCTGCTCAGACAGATCTTTCTTATCCGGTATCAGATAAGTTATCTTTTGAAAGCGGACTGAAAACTACGTTTGTCGATGTTGATAATTCGTCTGAATATAACAATAAAGTTGGCCAGGAATGGCTGCCCGACTATGGGTTAAACTGCAAATTTCTTTATAAAGAGAACGTAAATGCTGCGTATGTCAGTAGTAAGATTTCAAGAAATCGGTTTCATCTGGAGGCCGGATTGCGCATAGAAAATACAAATATTAAGGGGCACCAGCTTGGCAATCAAGAAAGAAAAGATTCTTTGTTCAGAGTGTCATACACAGATCTGTTTCCAACGGCATCTTTAATCTATAGCCTTAAAAATTCAGACATAATAGCCTTGACTTATGGGCGAAGAATAAATCGTCCCAACTACCGCGATCTGAATCCGTTTATCTATATTTTTGATGCCTATACTTACGAACAGGGAAACACAGCCCTGAAACCTCAGTTTTCTAATAATATAGATCTTTCATATATAATAAGGAAGAATTATTCAGTCAGCATGTTCTACAGTAACATTGAGCAGGCCATTATAAAATCTTATATGGTAAAGGAAAACAGTAAGCGGGTTTATGTGATGCCAACCAATATGGCCAGCTATAATTCTTATGGTTTGCGGGTGAGCGTTGGGCAATTTACTTTGAGCAAATCCTGGAATTCGAATGTTTATATGGCTCTGACCAGAAATAACTATAAATGGGTTGAAGATAATGCTCCATTGAAGAATGGTTATACCACTTTCCTGATTAATATGAGCAACAGAATCACCTTGCCAAAGGAGTGGTCGGCTGAGCTATCGGGCTTTTATAATGGGAGAATGGCTATGGGACAAATTAATGTAGCCCCTATGTGGAAAGTTTCGGCGGCCATTCAAAAGAAATTATTCAAGGGAAATGCCACGCTCAGTATTTATTCGAATGACATATTTAACTCATACGTTACTAAGATAAACGGACTATTTAATGGAAATCTGGCAAAAGTAAATGAAAGAAACGACCGTTGTGCTGTTGGAATCTCCTTTACCTACAGATTCAGAAAAGGATCTGAGGCGAAAGAAATTAAGAAAAAAAGCGACTCTATTGATTCAAAAAGAATAAATTTGTAG
- a CDS encoding histidine kinase produces MKRNSFWFWIFPTIFALVVMTGIRLVSDTPTGYKFWERPIAFNLIEFASAIIIAYIFQLIIYIFLKRSSCKTGKLSFNKLLLEYLYIWLIGVVIVNPSLVVIHYFTNDPPGLDDFVIATVIFSLFLIIVYSVFRGKLILDAYVAEKLQTQQVKNMQIETELKFLKAQFHPHFLFNALNTIYFQIDETNETPRKTIEKLSELLRYQLYDVNHPVYIEQEFNFINTYIDFQKTRMKDYLQHDVAFDQQLRNQKIHPLLLFPLIENAFKYVGGEYWIKISARLEINCLIFEVSNAIPHAIEQKSKKGGVGLDNLKKRLDILYPDKYNLSTSKANDVYVAKLIIEL; encoded by the coding sequence ATGAAAAGAAATAGTTTTTGGTTCTGGATTTTCCCCACAATTTTTGCATTAGTGGTGATGACTGGCATTAGGCTGGTGAGCGATACTCCAACAGGATATAAATTCTGGGAAAGACCTATTGCGTTTAATCTGATAGAGTTTGCTTCTGCCATTATTATTGCGTATATTTTCCAGCTAATAATTTATATTTTCCTTAAAAGAAGTAGCTGTAAAACCGGCAAACTCAGCTTTAACAAACTCTTATTGGAGTATTTGTATATATGGCTCATCGGGGTTGTGATAGTGAATCCCAGTCTGGTAGTAATTCATTATTTTACCAATGATCCTCCGGGACTCGACGATTTTGTTATTGCTACAGTCATTTTTTCTCTTTTCCTGATAATTGTTTATTCCGTTTTTCGGGGAAAGTTGATTCTGGATGCTTATGTGGCCGAAAAGTTACAGACTCAGCAGGTTAAAAACATGCAGATAGAAACGGAACTGAAATTCCTGAAAGCTCAGTTTCATCCTCATTTCTTGTTTAACGCGCTCAATACAATTTATTTTCAGATAGATGAAACCAATGAAACACCTCGTAAAACAATAGAAAAATTGTCGGAACTGCTTCGCTATCAGCTCTATGATGTGAATCATCCGGTCTATATTGAGCAGGAATTCAATTTTATAAATACATATATTGATTTTCAGAAAACAAGGATGAAAGATTATCTTCAGCATGATGTCGCCTTTGATCAGCAGCTCAGGAATCAGAAAATACATCCATTGCTTTTGTTTCCGTTAATTGAAAATGCATTTAAATACGTTGGCGGTGAATACTGGATAAAGATAAGCGCACGGTTGGAAATCAATTGTCTGATTTTTGAAGTTAGTAACGCAATTCCTCATGCCATTGAGCAAAAATCTAAAAAAGGAGGCGTTGGGCTCGACAATCTGAAAAAGAGACTTGATATTTTGTATCCCGATAAATACAATCTGTCTACTTCAAAAGCGAATGATGTATACGTTGCAAAACTAATAATTGAACTGTAG
- a CDS encoding LytTR family DNA-binding domain-containing protein, whose product MKLKCIITDDEPMARKGLQGYVEKLDFLELVGVCEDAIQLNNILKTQSVDLLFLDIEMPYMSGIDLLASLVNPPKVIITSAYEQYAIKGYDLEVVDYLLKPISFERFLKAVNKVYDLVKSQQSNSMPSDYFFVKVNQKFEKIFFKDILYIEGVENYVSIQTEVGKIITHSTLKLILENLPENLFIQIHKSFIVNIEKVSIVEGNMLGIGKYKVPVSRTYKEGVMETILRNKLQANY is encoded by the coding sequence ATGAAACTGAAATGTATTATTACAGATGATGAACCAATGGCAAGGAAAGGACTTCAGGGTTACGTTGAAAAGCTGGACTTTCTGGAGCTGGTAGGAGTGTGCGAAGATGCAATACAGTTGAATAATATCCTGAAAACTCAGTCGGTCGATTTGCTGTTTCTTGATATAGAGATGCCATATATGTCGGGAATAGATTTACTTGCCTCTCTTGTTAATCCTCCGAAAGTAATCATTACCAGTGCATATGAACAGTATGCCATTAAAGGATACGATCTGGAAGTGGTAGATTATCTGCTTAAACCAATATCTTTCGAGCGATTTCTCAAAGCTGTAAATAAGGTGTATGATTTAGTAAAGAGTCAGCAATCAAATTCTATGCCTTCCGATTACTTCTTTGTAAAGGTAAATCAGAAATTTGAGAAGATATTCTTCAAAGATATACTGTATATTGAAGGGGTTGAGAATTATGTTTCTATACAAACTGAGGTAGGAAAGATAATTACTCACTCAACTCTGAAGCTTATTCTTGAAAACCTTCCGGAAAATCTGTTTATCCAGATTCATAAATCGTTTATAGTCAATATAGAAAAAGTTTCTATTGTAGAAGGGAATATGCTTGGGATTGGGAAATATAAGGTTCCCGTATCGAGAACATACAAAGAGGGGGTTATGGAAACTATTCTAAGGAATAAATTGCAGGCAAATTACTGA
- a CDS encoding GDP-L-fucose synthase has product MEKDAKIFVAGHRGLVGSAILNNLKKKGYTNFVLRTHKELDLCNQAAVTEFFDQEKPEYVFLAAAHVGGIVANSLYRADFIYRNLEIQNNVIYNAYRTGVKKLLFLGSTCIYPGNAPQPMKEDCLLTSELEYTNEPYALSKIAGLKMCESFNLQYNTNYIAVMPTNLYGPNDNFNLERSHVLPALIRKAHLGKQLMAGNWDEIRKDFNTAPVEGIDGNASQEEILAKLNKYGITLSEDGKVNVEIWGTGAPLREFLWSEDMADACVFVMENVDFSDLKGNSKEVRNCHINIGTGKELSIKQLAYLVAEKVGFAGNIVFNVDKPDGTMRKLTDPSKLHSLGWTHKVELEEGVSMIYDWYKNK; this is encoded by the coding sequence ATGGAAAAAGATGCTAAGATTTTTGTAGCCGGACACCGCGGACTCGTAGGGTCGGCTATTTTAAATAATCTGAAGAAAAAAGGATATACCAATTTCGTTCTTCGCACACATAAGGAGCTTGATTTATGTAACCAGGCTGCTGTTACGGAGTTCTTTGATCAGGAAAAACCGGAATATGTATTTCTGGCTGCGGCACACGTGGGCGGCATTGTGGCAAACAGCCTTTACAGAGCTGATTTCATTTACCGCAACCTCGAGATTCAGAATAATGTAATTTACAATGCATACCGCACAGGAGTTAAGAAACTGTTGTTTCTTGGCAGTACTTGTATTTATCCAGGTAATGCTCCTCAACCAATGAAGGAAGATTGTCTGCTTACTTCTGAGCTGGAATATACGAACGAACCGTACGCATTGTCTAAAATTGCCGGACTGAAGATGTGTGAAAGCTTTAACTTGCAGTACAATACAAACTATATTGCAGTTATGCCAACGAACCTTTACGGTCCGAATGATAATTTCAATCTGGAACGCAGTCACGTTTTGCCTGCATTAATCAGAAAAGCTCACCTTGGCAAGCAGCTTATGGCCGGTAACTGGGACGAGATCCGCAAAGACTTCAATACTGCTCCGGTGGAAGGTATTGATGGAAATGCCAGTCAGGAAGAAATTCTTGCAAAACTAAACAAATACGGCATTACTCTGTCTGAAGACGGAAAAGTGAATGTTGAGATTTGGGGAACGGGTGCTCCCCTACGCGAATTCCTTTGGAGCGAAGATATGGCTGATGCCTGTGTATTCGTTATGGAGAATGTTGATTTTTCCGACCTTAAAGGTAACAGCAAGGAAGTGCGCAACTGTCATATTAATATAGGTACAGGAAAAGAACTCTCTATTAAACAGCTTGCTTACCTGGTTGCTGAGAAAGTTGGTTTTGCCGGTAACATTGTTTTCAATGTCGACAAACCGGACGGAACAATGCGTAAGCTGACTGATCCTTCCAAACTTCACAGTCTGGGATGGACTCACAAAGTAGAACTTGAAGAAGGAGTTTCAATGATCTATGACTGGTATAAAAACAAGTAA